In the Sus scrofa isolate TJ Tabasco breed Duroc chromosome 6, Sscrofa11.1, whole genome shotgun sequence genome, one interval contains:
- the GJB3 gene encoding gap junction beta-3 protein has translation MDWKTLQALLSGVNKYSTAFGRIWLSVVFVFRVLVYVVAAERVWGDEQKDFDCNTKQPGCTNVCYDEFFPISNIRLWALQLIFVTCPSLLVILHVAYREERERRHRQKHGDHCAKLYDNAGKKHGGLWWTYLLSLIFKLIIEFLFLYLLHTLWYGFGMPRLVQCANVAPCPNIVDCYIARPTEKKLFTYFMVGASAVCIVLTFCEICYLIFHRIVRSLPKKRTPRGGSPPSSASRASTCRCHHKLVEAGELGPDSSDDKVQASAPSLTPI, from the coding sequence ATGGACTGGAAGACACTCCAAGCCCTACTGAGTGGGGTGAACAAGTACTCCACAGCCTTCGGGCGCATCTGGCTGTCGGTGGTGTTCGTCTTCCGCGTGCTGGTGTATGTGGTGGCCGCCGAGCGTGTGTGGGGGGATGAGCAGAAGGACTTTGACTGCAACACCAAGCAGCCGGGCTGCACCAACGTTTGCTACGATGAGTTCTTCCCCATCTCCAACATCCGCCTCTGGGCCCTGCAGCTCATCTTTGTCACGTGCCCGTCGCTGCTGGTCATCCTGCACGTGGCCTACCGGGAGGAGCGGGAGCGGCGGCACCGCCAGAAGCACGGCGACCACTGCGCCAAGCTATACGACAACGCGGGCAAGAAGCACGGCGGCCTGTGGTGGACCTACCTGCTCAGCCTCATCTTCAAGCTCATCATCGAGTTCCTCTTCCTCTACCTGCTGCACACTCTGTGGTACGGCTTCGGCATGCCCCGCCTGGTCCAGTGCGCCAACGTGGCCCCCTGCCCCAACATCGTGGACTGCTACATCGCCCGGCCCACGGAGAAGAAGCTCTTCACCTACTTCATGGTGGGCGCCTCCGCCGTCTGCATCGTGCTCACCTTCTGCGAGATCTGCTACCTCATCTTCCACAGGATTGTGCGAAGCCTTCCCAAGAAGAGGACCCCCCGAGGCGGCAGCCCCCCGTCCTCTGCCAGCCGGGCCTCCACCTGCCGCTGCCACCACAAGCTGGTGGAGGCCGGGGAGCTGGGCCCAGACTCCAGTGATGACAAGGTGCAAGCTTCGGCACCCAGCCTGACCCCCATCTGA